Part of the Rhodococcus sp. OK302 genome is shown below.
TGGTACCCACGTTGTTCACAAGAATGTCGAGGCTGCCGAAACGCTCGAGGGTTAACTCGACACATTTACGGGCCGCCTCCTCGTCGGTCGCATGGGCACCGACTCCGATCGCATGACCGCCGATCTGGGCCGCTGCCGCATCCGCGGATTCCTGTGAGCGCGAAGTTAATACAACGTTCCCGCCGGCCGCAGCAATCGCCTGCGCTGCCGCAAGACCGATGCCACGCGAGGCACCGGTGACAATCGCAGTCTTACCCGTGAGATCCAGCCCTGGCATCTCAGTTCGCCTTGACGTCGCGGTACTTCCGCAGTTCCTGCTTGGCGATAGCGCGCTTGTGCACCTCGTCCGGACCGTCCGCCAGACGAAGCGTGCGCATGTGTGCGTAGGCCATTGCGAGCGGGAAATCATCGGTAACGCCGGCGCCGCCGTGAACCTGGATGGCGCGGTCGATGATCTTGAGCGCAATATTCGGTGCGGCAACCTTGATAGCAGCGATTTCGGTACGTGCTTCCTTGTTGCCCACTGTGTCCATCATGTATGCGGCCTTGAGTGTGAGCAGCCGGACCATCTCGATCTCGATGCGCGCCTCGGCAATCCAGTCCTGAATGTTCGCGTTGTCGCTGACGGGCTTGCCGAACGTGATACGGGTGGATGCGCGCTTGCACATCAATTCCAGTGCGCGCTCGGCCATTCCGATAGCTCGCATGCAGTGATGAATTCGGCCGGGTCCGAGACGTGCCTGGCTGATGGCAAAACCTTCGCCTTCACCGGCGAGGATGTCCTTGACGGGGACGCGTACGTCCTCGAAGGTGATCTCGCCGTGCCCTTCGCGGTCTTGATATCCGAAGACGGGCAGGTTACGGAGGATGGTGACACCGGGCGCGTCGATCGGAACCACCATCATGGACTGCTGGCGGTGCGTCGCAGCATTGACGTCGGTCTTGCCCATCACGATAAGCACCTTGCAGTTCTGGTGCAATGCATTGGAAGCAAACCACTTACGACCATTGAGGACGTACTCGTCACCGTCGCGATCCATGCGGAGTTGAATGTTGGTCGCGTCGGAGCTGGCCACCTCGGGCTCGGTCATTGCAAACGCCGAACGGATTTCACCTTCCAGCAAGGGCTTGAGGTACTTCTCCTTGTGCTCGTCAGTGCCGAAGAGCGTGAGCACCTCCATGTTGCCGGTGTCGGGGGCGGCGCAGTTGGTAGCTTCGGACGCAAGATGGCTGCGGCCCATGATCTCTGCGAGCGGCGCATATTCCAGATTGGTCAGGCCGGGACCCCATTCCGGATGGGGATGGAAGAGGTTCCACAGCCCACGCGCCTTGGCTTCCTTCTTCAGGTCGTCGATGATCGGCGGCTGAAAATGCGGATTGCCGGCGGCGCGCATCTGCTCTTCGTAGACAGCTTCAGCCGGGTAGACGTGCATTTCCATGAAATCGTTCAACTCGGCCTGGTACTTCTTGGTGCGATCCGAAAACTCAAAGAATGACATGTGGACTCCTGGCAGAGAGGGAAGGAAAATTGGGGGTTCGACGCTCGAGGTGGCTCATCGACTTCCGGCAAGCAACGACGCCTGGTAGCGGCGCATTCCGCGCAGCCAGCGGTCGTAATCTGCACCCTTCTGCCGGTACATGTCCAGGACCTTCGGGTGCGGAAGAATTAGGAAGTGCTCGGCATCTACTGCAGCAAGGACGATTTCGGCGCACTGATCGGGTTCGATGACCTCGCCGGCAGCAAGCACTGCACCGGTCGCAGCTTCGCCCAGTGGATCACCGGAGTCCTTGCCCTCGAACAACAGTTTGGTATTGACTCCCATCGGACAGAGGCAGCTGACTCGAACGCCCTTGTCTCCGTAGGTCATCGAGAGCCACTCGGCAAACCCGACGGCGGCATGCTTGGTAACGGAGTACACCGCCGAACCGACCTGGGTGAGAAGGCCGGCGGCAGAGGCGGTACTGATGAAATAGCCCTCCCCGCGCGCAACCCAACCGGGGACGAGCAAACGAGCGGCCCGAATGTGGGCCCGAACATTGATGTCGAAGGCAATGTCCCAGCCGTCTTCGTCGACATCGAGGCCCAGTCCACCGGTAATGCCGGCATTCGCGAAGTACAGATCTACCGGGCCGAACGACTCTTCGGCGAGCGCAATCAATCCCTCGATCACACCGACGTCGGATACATCGCCCGCGGAAGCAACAGCCGATCCCGGATGCGCCGCATTGACCTCGTCGGCAACAGCGGCGGCCGCATCAGCGTTGAGGTCGGCAACAACGACGCTGGCGCCCTCAGCTGCCAGCTTCCGGGCGAGCGCACCCCCGATGCCCCCGCCGCCACCGGTGACTATTGCAACCTTCTGGGCAACCTTCACGTTCGATTCCTCTCGCTTGCATTCACCGGAAGTTCATATCAGTGATCCACGTCTCCCCTCATGTATAGTTGAATCCGGCGTCAACTTCAACCACCCAGCTACGGATACAACAAAGTCCGCTTCCCGGCTCCGGTTCCCGTGGGATCTCAGCTCCTGATGCGCGCGACGGTGGTCGCCGTCGGCCGAGGCAATCTCCGTCCGCTCACACGCGCGGAATCAACCGCGATCAGGAAACCTGAGCGCGTTTGCCCATAGTTTCGTGACGGTGACAACGACATCTTCGAAATCAAGGGGCCGCCCGTCCACCATCCCCTCACCCAACGTGAAAATGCTGAAGGCAAACCGGCTTACCATGCCGGACAACGCTATCGACGCCGTCAGCGGATCCAGCGATGCATCAGCGATGCCACGTTTCTGCAGATCGGCAATGCCCCGGGCATTACGCCTGATAAAGGCGTCGGCGCGTTCGTTGCGGATCCTACGGAACTCGGGGTCGATATGCGCGACCTGCTCCATGAGACCCATCAGCTTCGCATTGCGCTGGTATGCAGCGAGATACGCCCGATTACTTGCCTCCAGAGCTGCGTACGGATCATCCGTACCGGCAACCCGGCCCATGCCGGGATGCATCATTTCTTCACGTGCGACCTCGAGGACTGCTGCAAAGACCTCTTCTTTGTTGGCAAAATACGTATAGAAGGAGCCGGTAGCGCACCCAGCTCCCTTCGCAATGTCTATCAGGCGAGCATCAAGGTAGCCGGCGGTCTCGAAAACCTCACGTGCCGAGGCGATCAGAGCTGCGCGGGTCCTCGCGCCACGTTGCGTGCTCGGCGGATCACGATGCAACGTCGGCGACGTAAGCGGAAGCGCGGATATCCGAGAATCCTCATCGAGCACAGTGCTCTCCTTTCGCGAAGTTCGCTGCCATCGAAGGACATTCACAACAAACTCAATGTTGACGCCGAGTTCAAGTGTACGCTCAGGTGAGACCTACGGCACACAATCGGTCGATTTCACACGACAGGCGCAACGATGGTCATTGTTCTCGACCAGCAGAGCCTGGCGAGACCGAAGGCAATGATCTGCGGGGCGCCGGCCAGGATCAGTTCTCGAAATATCGACGAGGATTGTCCACCAGCATTGTCGTGATCTGCTCTTCGGTCACTCCACGTTCGAGCAGTGCCGGTATGACCTGATCGCTGATGTGCGTGAAGTTCCAGTTCGGTACCGCCGCCTCTTTCGCCTCACTCGAGAACCAGTCGATAAAACACGAGGCGTCGTGTGAAAGGACCATCCTCTCGGCATATCCGCGACGCACCATTTCGACCACGGTATTCACCCGATTCTCGAAGGGCAGCAATACATCCAGACCGAATCGGTCCATGCCCAACAGCGAACCCCCGTCCGCGAGTGCACACAGGTAATCGAGGTCCGTCGAATCGCCCGAATGACCGATGACTACTTTCGCGAGGTCCACACCCTCGTCGGCCAGCACTTTCTGTACGACCAGGCCGGATTCGGTGTGTGGGTTGGTATGGACCGTGATCGGCACTCCGGTTTCGACCTGCGCCGCTCCGACTGCGCGCATCACGCGCTCGACGCCCGGAGTAAGGCCGGATTCCTCGATTGCGCATTTGAGGAACGACGCACGGATGTCGGTTCCGGCAATGCCCTCTCGAATGTCCTTGACGAAGAGATCGACCATCGGATCCTGCACGTCGACCATCAATCCGGGTCCGACGTAATGAAATTGGAACGGAAGGTCGTTGTGGGTGTAGATGCCGGTGGCGACGATGATGTTGAGATCGACCTGCTCGTTGATACGCGCGATACGCGGAATGTAGCGACCAAGACCGATAACGGTCGGGTCGACGATGGTGCTGATTCCCCGGGACTTCAGTTCCGTGAGCTTGGCAACGGCATCGGCAACCCGTACGTCCTCATCCCACGGTTCGGGATAGTCGGGAAAGTTCTGACGCATCTCTTCTCCGAGAACGAAGACGTGCTCGTGCATCAGCACCATTCCCAGATCGGCTGTATCCACCGGCCCACGAACGGTGTGTACTGAACCCATCGATCAAACCCCTGACTGTGATTGGCATCACCAACGTGAGACAATGGGAAAGTGTGTCTCACGCCATGCGGTTCGTCAACAGGTGCAGCCCAGCCCGATCAATACTTGATGATGCAACGCCGGACAACTGTAGAGGATGCCTCCGATGCCTTCCGACCACGAGCGCCGACGGGCGATCGACACTGCCGCGAGTATGTACCTCGCCGAGCAGCCGCTCGATATGTCACTACTGGCCGAGCGCCTCGGAATAGGCCGCGCGACGCTCTATCGCTGGGTCGGAAATCGCGACACGCTCCTGAGTATCGTCCTCGCTGAGGCCACCGAACGCACGTACCGAAAAGCCATGTCGCAGGCCGTCGACCAGGGCGCCGACTACATTCTCGACGTATTCGGCCGCGTCATGCACGCAGTGGAATCGTCCACCGAACTCCGGGCGCTGATCAAGCGTGAGCCCATGCTGTTCGTCAAACTCGCATTGCTGCCGGGGTCTATCGAGTCGATCTCCACGTCGATCGCAGCTGAGATCCTCCAAACTCAGATCGATGCCGGCCACATCACGATCGTCCTCTCACCGCAGGTTCTGGCCGGCGCTCTGGTTCGCATCTGCGACGTTCATCTTTTCGCGCCGCTACTCGGGCATGAGAGGGCGGAAATCGAAACAGCCCTCGACCTGATCGCACTACTACTCGGAGTTACCCGCACATAAATCCCGACACACGCGACAAAATTTATCGTCAGACGTCTGATGACTTGCTAGGCTCCCTGCAGTCAACCGGAGAGGTAGCCGTGTCCGACGAACATGCAGGTTCTGTACTGCGCAGCGGTCCGCTGGTACCGCAACTGGAACAGATATTCCGGTCGAGAATCCAACAGGCACAATGGGCTCCGACAACACGGATCCCCAGCGAAGCCGCACTTGCCACCGAACTGGGCGTCGGGCGTTCGTCCATCCGTGAAGCGATTCGCCTGCTGGCCCGTGACGGACTACTGGAAGTACGGCACGGCATCGGCACATTCGTCGCCGCTGAATCCGACCTCGAACATGCCGGCGAGTTCACCCGACTCCTCCGGCGATCACGTCTCCTCGAAGTTTTCGAGGTCCGACGCGCCTTGGAAGTCGAGGCTGCCAGGCTCGCAGCCGAGCGCGCACAACCTGCAGACCTGGAGAGGCTTCGACGCCAACTCTCCGTGCGCCACAGCCACTTCGAAGGCGATGTCGAGAAGTTCGTCGACGTAGACCTGGACTTTCACACCGAAGTGGTTCGACTGTCAGGGAATGCAGTTCTGCTTTCCCTGTTCGAGTCGGTGCGCCCGCTTCTTCGCGACACGCTTGTCGAATTGATGTCCAACGAAGTCGGAGTTCCCGACACTTCACATACCCACGACCAATTACTCACAGCACTGCAGGAGTCAGACCCGGACGCAGCGGTAGCCGCCACGCGGGAGAACATCGATACGGTCTTGCGGAAACTGCGCGTACTCGATAGTTAGAAAGGCCTCATCGACGTGCAACATTCTCACGGCACAGTGCTCTCGACAGAACACGTGGATTTGGTCCGCGGCGGCCGATACTTGTTGCGAGACATCACTATTTCTATCGAACCCGGCCAACACTGGGCACTGCTCGGCGCAAACGGCGCCGGCAAGAGCACGCTACTGAGCCTGTTCGGTGCGACCGAGCACCCCACCCGTGGTTCCGTCTTCGTGCTCGGCCACAGGTTGGGCCGTGTCGATATGCGTGAACTGCGAATGGACATCGGACACGTCAACCCGCGCCACACTATCGGGATTCCGATCACCGTCCGAAACGTCGTCGTCACCGGCCTGACCAACACCACCGAGATAATGCCGCGTTGGTCACCGACGCCCGAGCAATTAGCTCATGCCGACGCCTTGATCGACCTACTCGGCATGAGCCCACGTTCGGATGCACTGTGGCCCAACCTGTCTCAAGGTGAGCGCGGGCGAACCCTGATTGCCCGGGCTCTCATGGTCGAGCCCAGACTGCTCCTTCTCGACGAACCTGCCACCGGCCTCGACCTGGCTGCCCGCGAGCAACTGCTGACCGCACTGGACGATCTCCGTCACCAAAATCCGGCTCTGGCAAGCATTCTCGTGACTCATCACATCGAAGAAATTCCGAGCACGACGACGCATGCTCTGCTGATCAAGGATGGAATCATCATCGCGAACGGTCTCGCCGACGACGTGATCACAACGGAGAACATCAGCGAATGCTTCTCTCATCCCATTGAGATCGAGCGACGCAACCGGCGCTGGAATGCTCGGTCCCGGCCCCGTGAACTGATCTGAAAACACGTCAGAGTCGACGCGCACCCGGACCGTCTCTACCCAGTTCGTCGCCCGGGTTGAGGAGATTGCACGTTTTGAGAGACAGGCATCCGCAACCGATACATCCGGTCAGTTGCTCCTGGAGTCGGGCGATCGCCTGCTTGCGGTCCTCCAGTCGCTGATTCCATTCCTCGGAAATCCTGCTCCAGTCCTTCTTGTTGGGCGTACGACCCTCGGGGAGAGAGGCAAACACCTCTGCGACCTCTGCGAGTGGAATACCGAACCGGACAGCCAACTGGATCAACGACACCCGCCTGATCGCGTGGCGCGGAAACTTGCGCATATTACCGGCGGTCCGCTCGGCCGGAATCAGTCCGAGGCTCTCGTAGTACCGAACGGCCGACACCGCCGCACCCGTACGGGCGGACACCTCCCCGATGGAGAGAAGTTCGTCGCTCTTGCGGATCATCTTGCCTCCCAGCGGTAGTCCGAACTTGACCTCGAGCGTACTTGAGATTTTACAGTCATCAGCCGATATTCCCTCCCGATACCTCTATCGACACCAGGGTGAGTGCTGGTTTACTTCTGATTGTCTTGCCGTCGTAACGTGTATCGAAGTGGTGATCGCAGCCCGCATATTTTGTCACCGAAGGAGAGTTGAGCCGTGACCGAATCGAATGCAGCCCAGACCGGCGAAGGTTTCCCGAAGACCGGCGCGCCCGCACTGCGCGCTTTGCTGGGCGCGGGATACACCGAGCTATCGCAACTGACGTCGGTATCGGAAAAGGAACTGGCGAAGCTTCACGGCATGGGACCGAAAGCACTACGCATCCTTCGTGAAGCTCTCGCAGAACGAGGACTGACATTCGCCGAGAAATGACCGACCTTCACACAATGCTTGCCCGCACTTGATTTCCGCCTTCTCGCTTCGCTTGGTACATGGCGGAATCCGCGACGCGGAAGAGGGCAGCAACCATGTCGTCGACAGCCTCCTCGGAAGTTTGGGGCACTGTGCGAATCGCGATTCCGATGCTCGCACTTGTCTCGGGAACGTCGTTGTCCCCATTCATGGCGGCCGATATCCGGGTGGAAAGTTTGGCGACCGAACCGAAGGGCGCCCGTTCCAACACCACGAATTCGTCGCCTCCGACCCGTGCAATCAGGGCCGATTTCGACGTCCACAATTGAATACGCAACGCGGTCCGAATGATCGTGCTGTCACCGATGTCGTGGCCGTGTAGATCATTGATCTTCTTGAAGCGGTCGAGATCGATCACCACAACCAGTAGCGCATTCAATTCATTGATCTCGTCGCCCACGATGGCCGTTGCGCGACGGGAAAGCCCGCGGCGGTTGAGTAGACCGGTCAACGGATCCAATTCCGACGTGGTCGCATCGGAACTGAACATTGCCAGCATGATCTGGGAGACCACCGGAATGACATAAATGGTTGCGAGAGTGACACCGATTTTTGCAATACCCAACCCCCAGTCGGTGTTGTCCCCGAACAGGAGCGACCACCCGGCGGCCAGGGTCACAAGAGTGGCAAAGACCAGATGGCCGAGTTGCAGCTTCGGATTGTGGAAGAACGCGATGTAACCACCGATCGATGCGAACACCACGCAGCACAGCAGTCGTGCGAGCGGATCGATATCGCACGCCGCGGACAACGCTATCGCTATATCGGAGCCGAAAACGAACGTATACGACCACAACCTCGTGAGCGGCCGGAGCCACCAGATAACACCGGCGACCAGGCATGCCGAAGAAATAGCCAGGTTGACCGATCGCCAGAACGTTCCTTGCGGGCCTACTTCGCTCCAACGCATGACGATCAGGATGACGCCCATTCCGAATGCAGTTCCACCGACCAGAAGCCGGCACGCGACCACAAGACCTCTGTCTTCGAGGTAGCGCAGAAATGTATTGAACTGGTCGGGAAGTCGCCACCATACTGCGAGCAGCTCGATCAAGGCTTTCATTCAGCTACCACGTTTCCACCGCCGCAAATCCGCTGCATACGCCGAAGACATCCGTAACAGAAAGATTTCAGTGGTGATGCCGCCATAACTTGCAGCATAACGACTGTGACGAATACGACCAACCGTTCCTTCCGGTGTCGCCACTCCAAAACGAACGAAAACAGCAAGCATTCAGCTACGTCGAAGGTTAGCTACTTGCAGATCGATTAGTTCACAGCTTCGTACGCTGCCGATACGTACTCGGCTGACCGCTCCGACCCGAGCAAACCGGGGGAGGACCCCATTTTGTTCATCACGTACGAAATAGTCATGCGCCTGTCGGTGTCGATGATGACCTGAGAACCGCCCCAACCACCCCAGAAACAGATTCGCCCGGCCGGAATGAACGGGACGGACTCGGGCGTCGGCAATCCGAAGCCGACGCCGAATCGAATCGGAATACCCAAGACCAGATCAATTCCGTGCGACTGTTCTTCGAAAATCATGCCGATGGTCTCCTCGGACAGGAGTCGAACATCTCCGACCTTCCCTCCGCAGGCGATCACAGACTGAATGCGAGCCAGCGCCCGCGCATTGGAATGGCCATTGGCTGCCCCGATCTCGGCCGCGCGCCAACCGTCGGACTCCGAAGTTGCTGCGTCGGTCGGCGGCGCCGTGAAGGTCTTGACCATCACGCTGTCCATCCCGAGCGCGGCGAAGTCGAT
Proteins encoded:
- the soxR gene encoding redox-sensitive transcriptional activator SoxR, coding for MIRKSDELLSIGEVSARTGAAVSAVRYYESLGLIPAERTAGNMRKFPRHAIRRVSLIQLAVRFGIPLAEVAEVFASLPEGRTPNKKDWSRISEEWNQRLEDRKQAIARLQEQLTGCIGCGCLSLKTCNLLNPGDELGRDGPGARRL
- a CDS encoding ABC transporter ATP-binding protein, whose product is MQHSHGTVLSTEHVDLVRGGRYLLRDITISIEPGQHWALLGANGAGKSTLLSLFGATEHPTRGSVFVLGHRLGRVDMRELRMDIGHVNPRHTIGIPITVRNVVVTGLTNTTEIMPRWSPTPEQLAHADALIDLLGMSPRSDALWPNLSQGERGRTLIARALMVEPRLLLLDEPATGLDLAAREQLLTALDDLRHQNPALASILVTHHIEEIPSTTTHALLIKDGIIIANGLADDVITTENISECFSHPIEIERRNRRWNARSRPRELI
- a CDS encoding SDR family oxidoreductase, with amino-acid sequence MKVAQKVAIVTGGGGGIGGALARKLAAEGASVVVADLNADAAAAVADEVNAAHPGSAVASAGDVSDVGVIEGLIALAEESFGPVDLYFANAGITGGLGLDVDEDGWDIAFDINVRAHIRAARLLVPGWVARGEGYFISTASAAGLLTQVGSAVYSVTKHAAVGFAEWLSMTYGDKGVRVSCLCPMGVNTKLLFEGKDSGDPLGEAATGAVLAAGEVIEPDQCAEIVLAAVDAEHFLILPHPKVLDMYRQKGADYDRWLRGMRRYQASLLAGSR
- a CDS encoding TetR/AcrR family transcriptional regulator is translated as MLDEDSRISALPLTSPTLHRDPPSTQRGARTRAALIASAREVFETAGYLDARLIDIAKGAGCATGSFYTYFANKEEVFAAVLEVAREEMMHPGMGRVAGTDDPYAALEASNRAYLAAYQRNAKLMGLMEQVAHIDPEFRRIRNERADAFIRRNARGIADLQKRGIADASLDPLTASIALSGMVSRFAFSIFTLGEGMVDGRPLDFEDVVVTVTKLWANALRFPDRG
- a CDS encoding DNA-binding protein produces the protein MTESNAAQTGEGFPKTGAPALRALLGAGYTELSQLTSVSEKELAKLHGMGPKALRILREALAERGLTFAEK
- a CDS encoding FadR/GntR family transcriptional regulator, translating into MSDEHAGSVLRSGPLVPQLEQIFRSRIQQAQWAPTTRIPSEAALATELGVGRSSIREAIRLLARDGLLEVRHGIGTFVAAESDLEHAGEFTRLLRRSRLLEVFEVRRALEVEAARLAAERAQPADLERLRRQLSVRHSHFEGDVEKFVDVDLDFHTEVVRLSGNAVLLSLFESVRPLLRDTLVELMSNEVGVPDTSHTHDQLLTALQESDPDAAVAATRENIDTVLRKLRVLDS
- a CDS encoding phosphotriesterase family protein, translated to MGSVHTVRGPVDTADLGMVLMHEHVFVLGEEMRQNFPDYPEPWDEDVRVADAVAKLTELKSRGISTIVDPTVIGLGRYIPRIARINEQVDLNIIVATGIYTHNDLPFQFHYVGPGLMVDVQDPMVDLFVKDIREGIAGTDIRASFLKCAIEESGLTPGVERVMRAVGAAQVETGVPITVHTNPHTESGLVVQKVLADEGVDLAKVVIGHSGDSTDLDYLCALADGGSLLGMDRFGLDVLLPFENRVNTVVEMVRRGYAERMVLSHDASCFIDWFSSEAKEAAVPNWNFTHISDQVIPALLERGVTEEQITTMLVDNPRRYFEN
- a CDS encoding acyl-CoA dehydrogenase family protein, whose protein sequence is MSFFEFSDRTKKYQAELNDFMEMHVYPAEAVYEEQMRAAGNPHFQPPIIDDLKKEAKARGLWNLFHPHPEWGPGLTNLEYAPLAEIMGRSHLASEATNCAAPDTGNMEVLTLFGTDEHKEKYLKPLLEGEIRSAFAMTEPEVASSDATNIQLRMDRDGDEYVLNGRKWFASNALHQNCKVLIVMGKTDVNAATHRQQSMMVVPIDAPGVTILRNLPVFGYQDREGHGEITFEDVRVPVKDILAGEGEGFAISQARLGPGRIHHCMRAIGMAERALELMCKRASTRITFGKPVSDNANIQDWIAEARIEIEMVRLLTLKAAYMMDTVGNKEARTEIAAIKVAAPNIALKIIDRAIQVHGGAGVTDDFPLAMAYAHMRTLRLADGPDEVHKRAIAKQELRKYRDVKAN
- a CDS encoding QsdR family transcriptional regulator: MPSDHERRRAIDTAASMYLAEQPLDMSLLAERLGIGRATLYRWVGNRDTLLSIVLAEATERTYRKAMSQAVDQGADYILDVFGRVMHAVESSTELRALIKREPMLFVKLALLPGSIESISTSIAAEILQTQIDAGHITIVLSPQVLAGALVRICDVHLFAPLLGHERAEIETALDLIALLLGVTRT
- a CDS encoding GGDEF domain-containing protein, yielding MKALIELLAVWWRLPDQFNTFLRYLEDRGLVVACRLLVGGTAFGMGVILIVMRWSEVGPQGTFWRSVNLAISSACLVAGVIWWLRPLTRLWSYTFVFGSDIAIALSAACDIDPLARLLCCVVFASIGGYIAFFHNPKLQLGHLVFATLVTLAAGWSLLFGDNTDWGLGIAKIGVTLATIYVIPVVSQIMLAMFSSDATTSELDPLTGLLNRRGLSRRATAIVGDEINELNALLVVVIDLDRFKKINDLHGHDIGDSTIIRTALRIQLWTSKSALIARVGGDEFVVLERAPFGSVAKLSTRISAAMNGDNDVPETSASIGIAIRTVPQTSEEAVDDMVAALFRVADSAMYQAKREGGNQVRASIV